The following are encoded in a window of Pelecanus crispus isolate bPelCri1 chromosome 6, bPelCri1.pri, whole genome shotgun sequence genomic DNA:
- the SIX6 gene encoding homeobox protein SIX6 has translation MFQLPILNFSPQQVAGVCETLEESGDVERLGRFLWSLPVAPAACEALNKNESVLRARAIVAFHTGNYRELYHILENHKFTKESHAKLQALWLEAHYQEAEKLRGRPLGPVDKYRVRKKFPLPRTIWDGEQKTHCFKERTRHLLREWYLQDPYPNPSKKRELAQATGLTPTQVGNWFKNRRQRDRAAAAKNRLQQQVLTQGSVRSLQAEEESGGEAVGAPSSPAASLSSKAATSAISITSSDSECDI, from the exons ATGTTCCAGCTGCCCATCCTCAATTTCAGCCCGCAGCAGGTGGCCGGGGTATGCGAGACCCTGGAGGAGAGCGGGGACGTCGAGCGCCTGGGGCGCTTCCTCTGGTCCCTGCCCGTGGCCCCCGCCGCCTGCGAGGCCCTGAACAAGAACGAGTCGGTGCTGAGAGCCCGGGCCATCGTGGCCTTCCACACGGGGAACTACCGGGAGCTCTACCACATCCTGGAGAACCACAAGTTCACCAAGGAGTCCCACGCCAAACTGCAAGCCCTCTGGCTGGAAGCGCATTACCAGGAGGCGGAGAAGCTGCGGGGCCGACCCCTGGGACCGGTGGACAAGTACCGGGTGAGGAAGAAGTTCCCGCTGCCCCGCACCATCTGGGACGGCGAGCAGAAGACACATTGCTTCAAGGAGCGGACGAGGCATTTGCTGCGGGAGTGGTACCTGCAGGACCCTTACCCCAACCCCAGCAAAAAGCGGGAACTGGCTCAGGCCACGGGACTTACCCCCACGCAAGTGGGCAACTGGTTCAAAAACCGCAGGCAAAGGgacagggcagcagccgctaAGAACAG GCTACAGCAGCAGGTCCTAACGCAGGGCTCGGTGCGCTCGCTGCAAGCGGAGGAGGAGAGCGGCGGGGAGGCGGTGGGggccccctccagccccgccgccagcctCTCCAGCAAAGCGGCCACCTCCGCCATCTCCATCACATCCAGCGACAGTGAATGTGACATCTGA